From a single Pseudophryne corroboree isolate aPseCor3 chromosome 6, aPseCor3.hap2, whole genome shotgun sequence genomic region:
- the AKAP8L gene encoding A-kinase anchor protein 8-like, which translates to MDGRRGGGYSGRGRYPGGDGYGAYDYTYDYGSNPTSSYSSASESWMTSFPQSDGATLMGSARESLYDRTDRTRYGYSEPQRGYGNWRKQCPPRPAQQGWGGGSRGGFRSNFGSPDAARGAGRPVPLLSPGALPEVAGFQGLKAFTGNSYFGGGFKPRTRNNWKERTAKKKIVKDGGAPPEKKIRTTSEDNGAKSGSSDSEKDEDAEGAGKTKGDDKEEEQEEATKDGKERKQTPVKNLQETQSKRLRDRMVDRIQFVCSLCKFRTFYDEEMASHLQSAFHKEHFDYVGGKLPKQSADFLQEYVLDKSNKTEERRKTIEDLSKTIQQIYRDLDLTQDLGMEHFVKKVEAAHCAACDVFIPMNSTTLQRHLNSPLHNQNRRSMMENSKKTALAVARSILNNKVINQKLESYIKGQNPFTDEYKKNTKSGISTKLALEVQETEREDLPPSSALSDSEKDDNSLQVVASEEACDGKEKEEDIVMQCENSEETSDRQEEEQVNADDPTTEETSDRQEEEQLNTDDPTNGQERSEVPSDAP; encoded by the exons GATATGGGGCATATGACTACACATACGACTATGGGTCAAACCCAACTAGCTCGTACAGTTCTGCTTCCGAATCATGGATGACGTCCTTCCCACAGAGTGATGGAGCAACACTCATGGGATCTGCCAGAGAAAG TCTCTATGACCGGACAGATCGGACCAGATATGGCTACTCCGAACCACAGCGAGGATATGGCAACTGGAGGAAGCAGTGTCCGCCTCGCCCTGCACAGCAGGGGTGGGGTGGTGGCTCAAGGGGGGGATTCAGGAGTAACTTTGGATCCCCGGATGCAGCTAGGGGAGCAGGACGTCCCGTGCCACTCCTCAGCCCAGGAGCTTTACCAGAGGTGGCTGGTTTTCAGGGTCTGAAGGCATTCACTGGCAATTCCTACTTTGGAGGAGGCTTCAAGCCGAGGACCAGGAACAACTGGAAAGAGAGA ACAGCCAAGAAAAAAATAGTAAAAGATGGAGGAGCCCCACCAGAAAAGAAGATAAGAACAACCTCAGAGGACAACGGGGCAAAGTCTGGATCGTCTGACTCGGAAAAAG ATGAAGACGCTGAGGGAGCCGGAAAGACT AAGGGAGACGACAAAGAGGAAGAGCAAGAAGAAGCCACCAAAGATGGAAAAG AACGGAAACAAACCCCTGTCAAAAATCTCCAAGAAACACAAAGCAAACGTCTGCGTGATAGAATGGTGGATAG AATCCAGTTTGTCTGTTCTCTGTGCAAGTTCCGAACATTTTACGATGAGGAGATGGCCAGTCACCTACAGAGTGCTTTCCATAAGGAGCATTTCGACTATGTGGGAGGGAAACTTCCCAAACAGTCAGCTGACTTCTTGCAG GAGTACGTGTTAGATAAGAGTAATAAAACTGAGGAACGCCGTAAGACCATTGAAGACCTCAGCAAAACAATCCAGCAAATTTACCGGGATCTGGACCTCACCCAGG ACCTAGGAATGGAGCATTTTGTGAAGAAAGTCGAAGCAGCTCATTGTGCCGCTTGTGATGTATTCATCCCCATGAACTCTACTACCTTACAGCGACATCTCAATTCCCCCCTACACAACCAGAACCGCAGG AGCATGATGGAAAACTCTAAGAAGACTGCACTGGCTGTAGCAAGAAGTATTTTGAATAACAAAGTGATCAACCAGAAACTGGAAAGCTATATAAAG GGCCAGAATCCATTCACAGATGAATATAAGAAGAACACAAAAAGTGGCATTAGCACAAAGCTAGCCCTAGAGGTCCAGGAAACTGAGAGAGAGGATTTACCACCATCCAGTGCTCTCTCCGATTCCGAGAAAGATGATAACTCCCTGCAGGTTGTAGCATCTGAGGAGGCTTGTGATGGGAAAGAAAAAGAAGAGGACATAGTAATGCAGTGTGAGAATTCTGAGGAGACCTCTGATAGACAAGAGGAGGAGCAGGTGAATGCTGATGATCCCACCACTGAGGAGACCTCTGATAGACAAGAGGAGGAGCAGCTGAATACCGACGATCCCACCAATGGGCAAGAAAGATCAGAGGTTCCATCTGATGCTCCATAA